From the Candidatus Rokuibacteriota bacterium genome, one window contains:
- a CDS encoding response regulator, whose product MRPGKILVVDDDPEVCMATRDFLSSKGYDVAVAKGGREALRLLDASPADVVLLDVAMPDMDGMETLKRIVATYPAMPVIMVTANADIEITSKVLQLGAADYVPKPFDLDYLDQAICIQLSAGRGT is encoded by the coding sequence ATGCGTCCTGGCAAGATCCTGGTCGTTGACGACGACCCTGAGGTGTGCATGGCCACGCGCGACTTCCTCTCGAGCAAGGGGTACGACGTGGCGGTCGCGAAGGGCGGGCGCGAGGCACTCAGGCTGCTCGACGCCTCCCCCGCCGACGTGGTCCTGCTCGACGTCGCCATGCCGGACATGGACGGCATGGAGACCCTCAAGCGCATCGTCGCGACGTACCCGGCCATGCCGGTGATCATGGTCACGGCCAACGCCGACATCGAGATCACTTCGAAGGTGCTCCAGCTGGGCGCGGCCGACTACGTGCCCAAGCCGTTCGACCTCGACTACCTCGACCAGGCCATCTGCATCCAGTTGTCGGCAGGCCGCGGCACCTAG